A single Oleidesulfovibrio alaskensis DSM 16109 DNA region contains:
- a CDS encoding HD domain-containing phosphohydrolase yields the protein MADSCSGYTEKHALPAGILRAWPVISAPVRQRLQLPLAGAIYFVAVLCGLQSGIACGLPPSIHPAAGFGFAMLTLRGGTMLPVLMLADFCAGMTALPPLPALALAAGNTAGIALAWQLMQAKAPQVRIFDLPRHAVLFICAAPLVQSVTAATAGTFSLTLVGIVHHSQASTVWGAWTLAQGAGFILSGMAALSWTRPAPPDAATPDRRRLLKASGAALLLCLLVLGPHPLPDSLRYLLLFIIIPATAWAGFKLPPAHLSSLLLAGGTLGAWLTHADHGVLSTLPAPLPFVLLQGAMLLLSAMALMTQVLATTNRHMRRSLSTTQDAALFSLASLAETRDNETGAHIMRTQAYVRVLARQLRTHVRFRSVLTPEGIEQLCKSAPLHDIGKVGVPDAILRKQGPLTPQEMDQIKLHTVYGRDALRHASMRLGGSSFLQMAEELVHTHHECWDGTGYPQQLTGEQIPVAGRLMALADVYDALISRRCYKKPVPHHQAREIILKGRGTRFDPAVVDAFLRAEHDFLAIAAAFRDEPDTCT from the coding sequence ATGGCTGATTCATGCAGCGGTTACACAGAAAAACATGCCCTGCCCGCAGGGATACTCCGCGCATGGCCGGTCATCAGCGCTCCGGTACGGCAGCGGCTGCAACTGCCCCTTGCAGGGGCAATATACTTTGTGGCGGTGCTCTGCGGGCTGCAGTCGGGAATCGCCTGCGGTCTGCCGCCCTCCATCCATCCCGCCGCCGGCTTCGGATTTGCCATGCTGACCCTGAGGGGAGGCACCATGCTGCCTGTGCTCATGCTGGCCGATTTCTGCGCGGGCATGACGGCTCTGCCACCGCTGCCCGCGCTGGCGCTGGCCGCAGGTAACACCGCGGGCATCGCACTGGCATGGCAGCTCATGCAGGCCAAGGCCCCGCAGGTACGTATTTTCGACCTGCCGCGCCATGCCGTTCTGTTCATCTGCGCAGCTCCGCTGGTTCAAAGCGTCACCGCGGCCACGGCAGGCACCTTCAGTCTGACACTTGTAGGCATCGTGCACCACTCGCAGGCTTCGACCGTATGGGGTGCATGGACTCTTGCCCAGGGTGCGGGCTTCATTCTTTCGGGCATGGCCGCTCTGTCATGGACACGTCCTGCACCGCCCGATGCCGCAACACCGGACAGGCGGCGTCTGTTAAAAGCTTCGGGAGCAGCACTGCTGCTGTGTCTGCTGGTACTGGGGCCGCATCCGCTGCCGGATTCACTGCGTTATCTGCTGCTGTTCATCATCATCCCCGCCACGGCATGGGCCGGATTCAAACTGCCGCCCGCGCATCTTTCATCCCTGCTGCTGGCCGGCGGCACACTGGGGGCATGGCTTACCCACGCTGACCACGGCGTACTGAGCACCCTGCCCGCCCCGCTGCCGTTCGTACTGCTGCAGGGCGCCATGCTGCTGCTGAGCGCCATGGCGCTGATGACGCAGGTGCTGGCCACCACCAACAGGCACATGCGCCGCTCGCTTTCCACCACGCAGGATGCCGCGCTCTTCAGTCTGGCATCACTGGCGGAAACACGCGACAATGAAACAGGCGCCCACATAATGCGTACACAGGCGTATGTCCGCGTGCTGGCCCGGCAGTTGCGCACACATGTGCGCTTCCGCTCCGTACTTACCCCCGAAGGCATTGAACAGCTGTGCAAATCCGCCCCGCTGCACGACATCGGCAAAGTAGGCGTGCCCGACGCCATCCTGCGCAAACAGGGGCCTCTGACCCCGCAGGAAATGGATCAGATAAAGCTGCACACCGTATACGGGCGTGATGCTCTGCGCCACGCTTCCATGAGACTGGGCGGCAGTTCTTTTCTGCAGATGGCGGAAGAACTGGTGCACACGCACCATGAATGCTGGGACGGCACGGGATATCCGCAGCAGCTGACAGGAGAGCAGATACCCGTGGCAGGCAGACTTATGGCGCTTGCCGATGTCTATGACGCACTTATAAGCCGCCGCTGCTACAAAAAGCCCGTTCCGCACCATCAGGCACGCGAGATCATACTCAAAGGACGCGGCACACGTTTTGACCCCGCCGTGGTTGATGCCTTTCTGCGGGCGGAGCATGACTTCCTAGCCATTGCCGCCGCCTTCAGAGACGAGCCTGATACCTGCACCTGA
- a CDS encoding ABC transporter ATP-binding protein — protein sequence MFLEIRDLHVKYGNVEALHGVNVTVNQGEIVTILGANGAGKSTTLMAVSGLVKPSQGGIWFEGEPLHKLPSHEVVKRGITQSPEGRRVFGTLTVQENMNLGAFTRKDQAGIRRNLDWIYSLFPRLAERREQLAGTLSGGEQQMLAIGRALMGDPRILLLDEPSLGLAPILVRSIFETVRKINQAGVTVVLVEQNARAALKLATRGYVLEVGNIVMEDTAASLLANPEVQNAYLGGAGA from the coding sequence ATGTTTCTTGAAATACGCGACCTGCATGTGAAGTACGGCAATGTCGAAGCGCTGCACGGTGTCAATGTGACCGTGAATCAGGGCGAAATTGTCACTATTCTGGGTGCCAACGGTGCCGGAAAATCCACCACGCTCATGGCTGTGAGCGGACTGGTGAAGCCGTCGCAGGGCGGTATATGGTTTGAAGGCGAGCCGCTGCACAAGCTGCCCAGTCACGAGGTTGTCAAACGCGGCATCACGCAGTCTCCGGAGGGACGGCGTGTGTTTGGTACGCTGACCGTGCAGGAAAACATGAATCTGGGGGCGTTCACCCGTAAGGATCAGGCCGGAATCCGGCGCAATCTGGATTGGATTTACTCGCTTTTTCCGCGCCTTGCAGAACGCCGCGAGCAACTGGCAGGCACTCTTTCCGGCGGAGAGCAGCAGATGCTGGCCATCGGGCGTGCTCTTATGGGCGACCCGCGCATTCTGCTGCTGGACGAACCCAGCCTCGGCCTTGCGCCCATACTGGTGCGCTCCATTTTTGAAACCGTGCGCAAGATTAATCAGGCCGGAGTGACGGTGGTGCTTGTGGAACAGAATGCCCGTGCGGCTCTCAAGCTGGCCACACGCGGTTATGTGCTGGAAGTGGGCAACATTGTCATGGAAGATACGGCGGCCAGTCTGCTGGCCAATCCCGAGGTGCAGAACGCGTATCTCGGTGGTGCCGGCGCATAA
- a CDS encoding ABC transporter ATP-binding protein yields the protein MSLLRLTNLTKTFGGLIAVNDVSMTVEQGSIVGLIGPNGAGKTTVFNLITGNYKPDSGTVEFDGEDLTGRPTHRIVVRGIARTFQTIRLFQNMSVLENVLAGCHCRMKSGLLSSLFRTRSQRAEERRALERAVHELEFVGLAAQHANLARNLSYGNQRLLEIARALASDPRFIILDEPAGGMNDHETAQLIDLIRAIRDRGITVLLIEHDMGLVMKVCEQLVVLEYGAVIAQGTPDAVKADPRVIEAYLGADDDL from the coding sequence ATGAGCCTGCTCAGACTGACCAACCTTACCAAGACCTTCGGCGGGCTTATTGCCGTCAATGATGTTTCCATGACTGTGGAGCAGGGCAGCATTGTGGGGCTGATAGGCCCCAACGGCGCGGGAAAGACCACCGTGTTCAACCTGATAACAGGCAATTACAAACCTGACAGCGGTACGGTTGAATTTGACGGGGAAGACCTGACCGGCAGGCCGACGCACCGTATTGTCGTGCGTGGTATCGCGCGTACTTTTCAGACCATACGGCTGTTCCAGAACATGAGCGTGCTGGAAAACGTCCTGGCGGGCTGTCATTGCCGCATGAAGTCCGGCCTGCTTTCGTCGTTGTTCCGCACCCGCAGCCAGCGGGCGGAAGAACGCAGGGCGCTGGAACGCGCCGTGCACGAGCTGGAATTTGTGGGGCTTGCCGCGCAGCATGCCAATCTGGCCAGAAACCTGTCATACGGCAACCAGCGTCTGCTCGAAATTGCCCGCGCGCTGGCTTCCGACCCGCGCTTCATCATACTGGACGAGCCCGCCGGGGGGATGAACGACCACGAAACAGCCCAGCTTATTGATCTTATACGGGCCATACGTGACAGGGGCATAACCGTGCTGCTTATCGAACACGATATGGGGCTGGTCATGAAGGTGTGCGAACAGCTGGTGGTGCTGGAATACGGTGCCGTCATCGCGCAGGGAACGCCCGACGCCGTGAAGGCCGACCCCAGAGTTATTGAAGCGTACCTCGGTGCGGACGACGACCTGTAA
- a CDS encoding branched-chain amino acid ABC transporter permease, with protein MNRRYAMYMVAAAAFATMPAFINPYWTDVLNTVGLYAVLALSLNIILGHAGMFHMGHAAFYAVGAYTTAVLNVTFHVPVLWAMPAAGVLAALFALVVARPIIHLRGDYLLIVTIGIVEIVRIALVNNIFDMTGGANGIFGIARPELFGFKIRKPVHFFYLIWGFCAVTILLFHWLENSRFGRALNYIREDEVAAEGSGVNTAAYKLGAFVLGAFWAGMAGTLFAAKMTIISPESFSFWESVVMFTIVILGGMGSIRGVLLGAFLIVGLPEVFRELASARMLVFGAAMVAMMIFRTQGLLPPAPRHYDLRGIMSGTQTREERA; from the coding sequence ATGAACAGACGCTACGCGATGTACATGGTCGCTGCGGCGGCGTTTGCCACCATGCCGGCCTTTATCAACCCCTACTGGACCGATGTGCTCAACACCGTGGGACTGTATGCGGTTCTGGCTCTGTCGCTGAATATCATTCTGGGCCATGCGGGCATGTTTCACATGGGGCATGCCGCCTTTTACGCCGTGGGGGCCTACACCACGGCCGTTCTCAACGTGACATTTCATGTTCCCGTGCTGTGGGCCATGCCTGCGGCCGGTGTGCTTGCGGCATTGTTTGCGCTGGTGGTGGCACGTCCCATCATTCATCTGCGGGGCGACTACCTGCTTATCGTGACCATAGGCATAGTGGAAATTGTGCGTATAGCGCTGGTGAACAACATCTTTGACATGACCGGCGGCGCCAACGGCATTTTCGGCATAGCCCGGCCGGAACTGTTCGGTTTCAAGATCCGCAAGCCCGTGCATTTTTTCTATCTTATCTGGGGCTTCTGCGCTGTGACCATCCTGCTGTTCCACTGGCTCGAAAATTCGCGTTTCGGCAGAGCGCTCAACTACATACGTGAAGACGAAGTGGCCGCGGAAGGCAGCGGAGTGAACACCGCAGCCTACAAGCTGGGTGCTTTTGTGCTGGGTGCTTTCTGGGCGGGTATGGCCGGAACTCTCTTTGCCGCTAAAATGACCATCATCTCACCGGAATCATTTTCTTTCTGGGAATCTGTGGTCATGTTCACCATTGTGATTCTGGGCGGCATGGGTTCCATCCGCGGGGTGTTGCTGGGGGCCTTTCTCATCGTCGGCCTGCCCGAAGTTTTCCGCGAGCTGGCAAGCGCCCGTATGCTGGTGTTCGGTGCGGCCATGGTGGCCATGATGATTTTCCGTACGCAGGGTCTGCTGCCTCCGGCACCGCGCCATTATGACCTGCGGGGAATCATGTCCGGCACGCAGACGCGGGAGGAGCGCGCATGA
- a CDS encoding branched-chain amino acid ABC transporter permease has product MEEFFQQLTNGLAVGGIYALIALGYTMVYGVLKLINFAHGDLFTIGAYLGLTLLTSMGLTGHLGAVAGVLVLAVMVQVLVAIIGYLLERVAYRPLRQSPRLSAVVSALGASIFFQNAVMLIYGARFQVYPHDILPSATVSLLGLDVPLVRILMFLTSVVLMLGLYFFIQKTRTGTAIRAAAIDQGAAKLMGINVNRVVSLVFLIGPALGGAAGLMVGLYYGQINFTMGWVYGLKAFTAAILGGIGNIPGAMVGGLLLGVIEALGAAYISIAWKDAIAFFVLIIILIIRPTGLLGERVADKI; this is encoded by the coding sequence ATGGAAGAGTTTTTCCAACAATTGACCAACGGTCTGGCCGTGGGTGGCATATATGCCCTTATCGCCCTCGGATACACCATGGTGTACGGCGTGCTGAAGCTTATCAACTTCGCGCACGGCGACTTGTTCACCATCGGAGCGTATCTGGGGCTCACCCTGCTGACATCCATGGGGCTTACCGGTCATCTGGGCGCTGTGGCAGGAGTGCTGGTACTGGCTGTCATGGTGCAGGTGCTGGTGGCCATCATCGGTTACCTGCTTGAAAGGGTGGCCTACAGACCATTGCGGCAGTCGCCGCGGCTTTCCGCCGTGGTATCGGCGCTGGGTGCCTCCATTTTTTTCCAGAACGCCGTGATGCTCATCTACGGTGCGCGTTTTCAGGTGTATCCGCACGATATACTGCCTTCCGCCACCGTAAGCCTGCTGGGCCTTGATGTTCCTCTGGTGCGCATTCTCATGTTCCTGACGTCTGTGGTGCTCATGCTGGGGCTGTACTTTTTTATTCAGAAAACCAGAACAGGTACCGCCATCCGCGCTGCGGCCATTGATCAGGGTGCAGCCAAGCTCATGGGCATCAATGTGAACAGGGTTGTTTCTCTGGTCTTTCTGATAGGTCCCGCGCTGGGCGGCGCCGCCGGCCTGATGGTGGGGCTGTACTACGGCCAGATCAATTTCACCATGGGGTGGGTGTACGGGCTCAAGGCGTTCACAGCGGCCATTCTGGGCGGTATAGGCAACATACCGGGCGCCATGGTGGGCGGCCTGCTGCTGGGAGTCATCGAAGCGCTGGGTGCGGCATATATTTCCATCGCCTGGAAAGATGCCATCGCCTTCTTCGTGCTCATCATCATTCTGATAATCAGGCCGACAGGCCTGCTGGGCGAAAGGGTGGCTGACAAAATATGA
- a CDS encoding branched-chain amino acid ABC transporter substrate-binding protein, whose protein sequence is MSRKMTAFVLGVVATVLMAGTAMAGTVKIGLMCPLTGSWASEGQDMRNIVLMLAEQTNAQGGINGDMVEIVVEDDAGDPKTAALAAQRLSTMGVSAVIGTYGSAITEASQAIYDEMDIVQVATGSTAIRLTEKGLPLFFRTCPRDDEQGRVAAAVLKEKGYKKIAILHDNTSYAKGLAEETLTLLKSAGTEVVFYDALTPNERDYSAILTKLKAAGPDAIFFTGYYPEAGMLLRQKQEMKWDVPMMGGDATNNLDLVKIAGKSAAGFLFISPPTLQDLPDKQAKDFAAAYKARYGTMPASVWSVLAGDAFIALKAAITGAGSTDPQDIAAYMKKDLKDLPGLTGSLSFNEKGDRVGDLYRLYRVDENGNFVLQP, encoded by the coding sequence ATGAGCAGAAAAATGACGGCTTTTGTTCTGGGTGTTGTTGCCACGGTGCTGATGGCCGGCACTGCCATGGCCGGTACCGTTAAAATCGGTCTTATGTGTCCGCTGACCGGTTCGTGGGCCAGCGAAGGTCAGGACATGCGCAACATTGTTCTGATGCTGGCCGAACAGACCAACGCTCAGGGCGGCATTAACGGCGACATGGTGGAGATAGTGGTCGAGGACGATGCCGGGGACCCCAAAACTGCCGCACTGGCAGCCCAGCGTCTTTCCACCATGGGTGTTTCGGCCGTCATCGGCACATACGGTTCGGCCATTACCGAAGCCTCGCAGGCCATCTATGACGAGATGGACATCGTGCAGGTGGCTACCGGTTCCACGGCCATCCGGCTTACCGAAAAAGGTCTGCCGTTGTTTTTCCGCACCTGTCCGCGCGACGACGAACAGGGCCGCGTGGCCGCAGCCGTGCTGAAGGAAAAAGGCTATAAAAAGATCGCCATCCTGCACGACAACACGTCGTATGCCAAAGGGTTGGCCGAAGAAACGCTGACTCTGCTGAAAAGCGCAGGCACCGAAGTGGTGTTCTATGATGCGCTCACTCCCAACGAACGTGATTATTCCGCAATACTTACCAAGCTGAAGGCCGCAGGGCCCGACGCCATATTCTTTACCGGCTACTACCCCGAGGCAGGCATGCTGCTGCGGCAGAAGCAGGAAATGAAGTGGGACGTGCCCATGATGGGCGGCGACGCCACCAACAACCTTGATCTGGTGAAAATTGCGGGCAAATCCGCTGCCGGATTCCTGTTCATCAGCCCGCCCACCCTGCAGGACCTGCCCGACAAGCAGGCAAAGGACTTTGCCGCCGCTTACAAGGCCCGCTACGGTACCATGCCTGCTTCCGTGTGGTCTGTGCTGGCCGGCGATGCCTTTATCGCTCTGAAGGCCGCCATCACCGGTGCCGGTTCCACCGACCCGCAGGATATTGCCGCGTACATGAAAAAAGATCTCAAGGATCTGCCGGGTCTTACCGGTTCGCTTTCGTTCAACGAAAAAGGCGACCGTGTGGGCGACCTGTACCGCCTGTACCGCGTGGATGAAAACGGCAACTTTGTACTGCAGCCGTAA